From a single Raphanus sativus cultivar WK10039 chromosome 3, ASM80110v3, whole genome shotgun sequence genomic region:
- the LOC108844942 gene encoding uncharacterized protein LOC108844942, translating into MAAALECWSSRAGGDPLDDDDLVDQVLMRTHDRSESRTTSTTTALNVEGGSAPAVLDQSSSAMQKRFQRLSRNVSGAIASLKNSLNLDSARDGNNQSVGVGGGGGGGGGGGPSPRADVGGGRKLLWATVVRNLAKMYPGSQLPEKLVSNLKKHYDSLPFSYSQAGFDMKEVFLHVKLIEQASGDDNNNPVFMIQEVSTAEGARGSVLKLTFACNSSLSWSTMSGALDGASISCKKMQIFEKKGLTLGVVLLVDQSGQESLFKTRVENALKSATRKPRPTSGSVKLPFGLCGCQEQNGGVGEVGGVEEESIQHGSRLGVENLNGVIQLQVPLPSSSFAVSVDEWQTIQSGGSEIGKWLLNSDSVEFGDQIGPGSFKGIFRGKRVGIEKLKGCDKGNSYEFEIRKDFLELMTCGHKSILQFYGVCIEENHGLCVVTKLMEGGSLHELMLKNKKLQTKQILRIAIDIAEGLKFVNDHGVAYRDLNAQRILLDKHGNACLGDIGIVTACKSFGEAVEYETDGYRWLAPEIIAGDPENTAETWMSNAYSFGMVLWEMVTGEAAYASCSPVQAAVGIAACGLRPEIPKECPQALRTLMINCWNNSPSKRPNFSDIHSTLLRAMSR; encoded by the exons ATGGCTGCAGCTCTGGAGTGCTGGTCAAGCCGCGCCGGAGGAGACCCCCTCGACGACGACGATCTAGTCGATCAGGTCCTCATGCGCACGCACGACAGGTCCGAGTCACGTACCACTTCTACGACGACGGCTCTGAACGTCGAAGGAGGATCCGCGCCGGCGGTTCTCGATCAGAGCTCGTCGGCTATGCAGAAGCGGTTTCAGCGTCTCAGCCGCAACGTCTCCGGCGCGATTGCGTCGCTCAAAAACTCGCTGAACCTCGATTCCGCGCGTGACGGCAACAACCAGAGCGTCGGAgtcggcggaggaggaggaggtggaggaggaggaggtccGTCTCCGAGAGCCGATGTAGGCGGCGGGAGGAAGCTACTGTGGGCCACTGTAGTGAGGAACCTCGCTAAGATGTATCCTGGTAGTCAGTTACCTGAGAAGCTCGTTTCGAATCTCAAGAAGCATTACGATTCCTTGCCTTTCAG TTACAGTCAGGCAGGTTTCGATATGAAGGAAGTCTTCTTACACGTGAAGTTGATAGAGCAAGCTTCTGGAGATGATAATAATAATCCCGTGTTTATGATTCAAGAAGTGTCTACTGCTGAGGGAGCTCGAGGTTCAGTCCTCAAGCTCACGTTCGCTTGCAACTCTTCTCTTTCGTGGTCGACTATGTCGGGGGCTCTGGATGGTGCTTCGATTAGTTGCAAGAAGATGCAGATCTTTGAGAAGAAAGGGTTGACTCTCGGTGTTGTTCTTCTTGTGGATCAGTCTGGACAAGAGAGTTTGTTTAAAACTCGTGTTGAGAACGCTCTCAAGTCCGCTACTAGAAAGCCGAGACCGACTTCGGGTTCAGTTAAGCTTCCTTTCGGGCTTTGTGGCTGTCAAGAACAGAACGGCGGTGTGGGGGAAGTTGGTGGTGTTGAAGAAGAGTCTATTCAACATGGTAGTAGGCTAGGGGTGGAGAATTTGAACGGTGTGATCCAGCTTCAAGTTCCACTTCCGAGCTCTTCGTTTGCTGTTTCTGTAGATGAATGGCAGACTATACAGTCAGGTGGGAGTGAGATTGGGAAATGGCTATTGAATTCGGATAGTGTTGAGTTTGGTGATCAGATTGGACCAGGTTCTTTCAAAGGAATCTTCCGAGGGAAAAGGGTGGGAATCGAGAAACTAAAAGGTTGTGATAAGGGGAATTCGTACGAGTTTGAGATCCGGAAAGATTTCTTGGAGCTGATGACTTGTGGACACAAGAGCATTCTGCAGTTCTATGGCGTTTGCATCGAAGAGAATCATGGATTATGCGTTGTTACAAAACTGATGGAAGGCGGGTCGCTCCATGAACTGATGTTGAAGAACAAGAAGCTTCAAACCAAGCAGATACTGCGAATCGCTATTGATATTGCGGAAGGGCTGAAGTTTGTGAATGATCATGGTGTTGCGTATAGGGACCTTAACGCACAAAGAATACTACTAGATAAACATGGCAACGCATGTTTGGGGGATATTGGAATAGTTACCGCTTGTAAGAGCTTTGGTGAGGCCGTGGAGTACGAAACTGATGGCTATCGGTGGCTTGCACCTGAG ATAATAGCTGGTGACCCGGAGAACACAGCAGAGACTTGGATGAGCAATGCTTATAGTTTTGGGATGGTACTGTGGGAGATGGTGACAGGAGAGGCTGCTTATGCCTCTTGCTCGCCTGTGCAGGCAGCTGTTGGGATAGCTGCTTGTGGCCTAAGACCGGAGATCCCAAAGGAGTGCCCTCAAGCTCTCAGAACTCTGATGATCAATTGTTGGAACAACTCTCCCTCCAAACGCCCCAACTTCTCTGATATCCATAGCACGTTGCTTCGCGCCATGTCACGCTAA
- the LOC108844950 gene encoding uncharacterized protein At5g39865-like has translation MWRPWRKSSVKIHNTFSPTASFKDIHHLCTDDSSPFPSSPCASPSPSPNHVSRVFHRVCAANLILRSWPTRPSNHLLLRADSEPVRRNPEPDPKQPKPPEPDVIRVSIPGAESSIVVYFTSLRVVRPTFEACRAVTAILRSFPVRIDERDLSMDASFAAELERIFAAGGEKDLPKTPKLPRVFIGGKYVGGAEEVKQLHEIGELKKLVGELPRAEPGVCDTCGGHRFVPCSVCHGSHKVHTEKLGFRTCSACNENGLVRCSSCSFPHLTP, from the coding sequence ATGTGGCGGCCGTGGCGCAAATCGTCGGTTAAGATTCACAACACCTTCTCTCCCACCGCCTCCTTCAAAGACATCCACCACCTCTGCACCGACGATTCCTCTCCCTTTCCTTCTTCTCCCTGCGcttctccctctccctctcctaACCACGTCTCCAGAGTCTTCCACCGAGTCTGCGCCGCGAATCTCATCCTACGATCCTGGCCGACTCGTCCCTCTAACCACCTCCTCCTCCGCGCAGATTCCGAGCCCGTACGTCGCAATCCTGAACCAGATCCGAAGCAACCGAAACCACCCGAACCGGATGTTATACGCGTCTCGATCCCCGGCGCGGAGAGCAGCATCGTCGTATACTTCACCAGCCTCCGCGTGGTTCGTCCCACGTTCGAGGCCTGCCGAGCCGTCACCGCGATCCTCCGCAGCTTCCCCGTGCGAATCGACGAGCGGGATCTCTCGATGGACGCGTCGTTCGCGGCGGAGCTGGAGCGGATCTTCGCCGCCGGCGGCGAGAAGGATCTTCCGAAGACGCCGAAGCTGCCGCGAGTGTTTATCGGCGGTAAGTACGTCGGAGGAGCTGAGGAGGTGAAACAGCTCCACGAGATCGGAGAGCTGAAGAAGCTCGTGGGAGAGCTGCCGAGAGCTGAGCCAGGGGTGTGCGACACGTGCGGCGGTCACAGATTCGTACCGTGCAGCGTCTGTCACGGTAGCCATAAGGTGCACACGGAGAAGCTAGGGTTTAGAACGTGCTCGGCCTGTAACGAGAACGGTCTCGTCAGGTGTTCGTCTTGTTCGTTTCCGCATCTCACGCCCTAA
- the LOC108844938 gene encoding uncharacterized protein LOC108844938 isoform X2, whose protein sequence is MEDSKNLFKVKNDLRSEAKSYYCMELYFQIDDNVSQQAGFGDSNSSSLDLQLCFGVKDFLLIAPQSASGVLLDAPESSKLLSAVAIALSNCASLWPAFVPVHDPSRKAYIGIQNLGTVFTRRFEADLIGSQVPVKLRHLEGLYELFVSKFVYSGVDFSMHNFKVHCLMRLKYQTFTSDEEDEESDMDEFMDDKADTAEHNGSESRNKVNWDDDCPWSEWYSAGNPLRGFGLEVTWADRTVQNTLEMAELEKSSPHEAEKWILHPILSPYLGEPSNGKRIDFASQLLCLVEAFDASFVDQFMDDFVSVENPSSESLKTSAVIPPPTVLDRVVKDLFHEGSKLPDFTKGEHRLSRALKAAPLESLFTQFCFHSMWFGNCNIRAIAFLWIEFVREVRWCWEESQPLPKMPFDGAIDLSTCLINQKLHLLAICIEKKCEMNEVFLDCIGSEDGSDASDTMEVIGQEHHKVDKIRNASSEEDLLGKRDSSIAEDTSFERNTESTNSVNQNPINAIRRGSAGPVGTMMLLKSHQRLHAPYTQDPPLMTEDMHEERLQAVEAFGDSLNVPGQLEKDILLSDMSAFKAANPDAVFEDFIRWHSPGDWESSDPETTEASGSISKDSKDNWPPQGRLSQRMSDQGNLWRKSWNDAPALPADDQKPLLDPNREGEKILHYLETVRPHQLLEQMVCTAFRGSADTLNLTNFGDMKQMTSKLEQLYLIIKSTLGVLQRNNVPDIEQTVKDLRRLCVVFEHVEKLVTVAASLHRKFLEAPRLAQVIFSDFYGTYVPIMGINSNDEENKSRPVMEVGRQEVSLRERRVVSSLFSPPSANESWRKVLRMGNLLNGHEPVLREVIFSTGDDVNNGIHYAAAADVAASGDRRGEEIETHRMYVSGTSNDLRVALSVTSCD, encoded by the exons ATGGAAGATTCCAAGAATCTGTTTAAGGTTAAAAACGACTTGAGAAGTGAGGCAAAGAGCTATTACTGCATGGAGTTATACTTCCAAATCGACGATAATGTTAGCCAACAAG CGGGATTTGGTGATTCGAACAGTAGTTCACTTGATCTCCAGCTTTGCTTTGGGGTGAAGGATTTTCTG TTGATTGCTCCGCAAAGTGCCAGTGGGGTGCTTCTTGATGCACCAGAGTCTAGCAAGCTTCTGAGTGCGGTTGCTATTGCTTTGTCTAACTGTGCCAG CTTGTGGCCAGCCTTTGTTCCTGTGCATGACCCTTCACGGAAAGCTTATATTGGGATCCAGAACTTGGGCACTGTTTTTACTAGAAGATTTGAAGCAGATCTTATTGGTAGTCAAGTCCCTGTGAAACTCAGGCACCTAGAAGGACTATATGAGTTGTTTGTTTCCAAATTT GTTTATTCTGGAGTGGACTTCTCAATGCACAATTTCAAAGTTCATTGTCTGATGAGGCTTAAATACCAAACCTTCACATCTGACGAGGAAGATGAGGAAAGTGATATGGATGAATTTATGGATGACAAAGCTGATACTGCAGAACATAATGGCTCTGAGTCGCGCAACAAGGTGAACTGGGACGATGATTGTCCTTGGAGTGAGTGGTACTCTGCTGGAAATCCACTTAGAG GATTTGGATTGGAGGTCACATGGGCTGACAGGACTGTACAAAACACACTTGAGATGGCTGAACTTGAAAAGTCTTCACCCCATGAAGCTGAGAAGTGGATTTTACACCCAATCCTCTCACCATATTT AGGTGAGCCTTCAAATGGGAAAAGAATTGATTTTGCTTCCCAACTACTTTGCTTGGTTGAAGCATTCGATGCGTCCTTCGTAGATCAGTTTATGGACGATTTCGTGTCAG TGGAAAATCCAAGCTCTGAAAGTTTGAAGACCTCAGCGGTCATACCTCCTCCAACGGTTCTTGATCGGGTGGTTAAAGATCTCTTTCATGAAG GATCTAAACTCCCAGATTTTACTAAAGGTGAACACAGGCTTTCCCGAGCTCTTAAGGCTGCACCGCTCGAATCTCTGTTTACACAATTCTGTTTTCACTCAATGTGGTTCGGCAACTGCAATATCCGTG CCATTGCCTTCCTCTGGATAGAGTTTGTCCGTGAAGTTCGTTGGTGTTGGGAAGAGTCACAGCCGTTGCCAAAAATGCCATTCGACGGTGCTATTGATTTGTCAACTTGTTTGATCAACCAGAAGTTGCACCTG CTTGCAATTTGCATTGAGAAAAAGTGTGAAATGAACGAAGTGTTCCTAGACTGTATAGGAAGTGAAGACGGTTCAGATGCTTCTGATACTATGGAGGTGATTGGCCAG GAACACCACAAGGTCGACAAGATAAGAAATGCATCCTCAGAAGAAGATCTGCTGGGGAAACGTGACAG CTCAATTGCAGAAGATACATCATTTGAGAGGAATACTGAAAGCACAAATTCTGTGAACCAAAACCCAATAAATGCCATCAGGAGGGGTTCAGCTGGACCAGTGGGGACCATGATGCTTCTGAAGTCACATCAGCGACTCCATGCCCCATATACTCAG GATCCACCTCTTATGACGGAAGACATGCACGAAGAGAGACTCCAGGCTGTTGAGGCGTTTGGTGATTCCCTG AACGTTCCTGGCCAGTTGGAGAAAGACATCTTATTATCTG ATATGTCAGCATTCAAAGCAGCAAACCCAGATGCTGTCTTTGAGGACTTTATCAGATGGCACTCACCTGGAGATTGGGAGAGCTCTGACCCTGAAACCACTGAAGCATCAGGCTCCATCTCTAAAGACTCAAAGGATAATTGGCCTCCCCAAGGCCGCCTTTCTCAGCGGATGTCTGATCAAGGAAATCTGTGGAGGAAAAGTTGGAACGATGCACCCGCTTTGCCAGCCGATGACCAAAAGCCCCTCCTAGACCCAAACCGAGAGGGTGAAAAG ATTCTTCATTACCTGGAAACAGTGCGCCCCCATCAGCTTCTCGAGCAGATGGTTTGCACAGCATTCAGAGGATCAGCTGACACTCTTAACCTGACAAACTTCGGGGACATGAAACAAATGACCTCTAAATTGGAGCAACTCTACCTCATCATCAAATCTACTTTGGGAGTTCTACAAC GCAACAATGTTCCAGATATAGAACAGACGGTCAAAGATCTGAGACGTCTCTGCGTGGTCTTTGAACATGTGGAGAAGTTGGTAACAGTCGCAGCTTCTCTTCACAGAAAGTTCCTTGAAGCACCACGCCTTGCTCAAGTTATATTCAGTGACTTCTACGGCACTTATGTTCCAATAATGGGAATAAACTCAAATGACGAAGAGAACAAAAGCAGGCCG GTGATGGAAGTAGGGAGACAAGAAGTGAGTTTGAGAGAGAGACGAGTGGTGTCGAGTCTGTTCTCGCCGCCATCAGCGAACGAGTCTTGGAGAAAAGTGTTGAGAATGGGAAATCTTCTAAACGGACACGAACCAGTTCTCAGGGAGGTCATTTTCTCCACCGGAGACGATGTTAACAACGGAATCCATTACGCGGCTGCTGCTGACGTGGCGGCCAGCGGTGACCGGAGAGGGGAAGAAATCGAGACACACCGAATGTATGTCTCCGGAACATCTAACGACCTCCGCGTTGCACTCTCTGTTACTTCctgtgattaa
- the LOC108844938 gene encoding uncharacterized protein LOC108844938 isoform X1, producing MASTSIPNHLEEDDDDAEEEVQHFDDFTLASSWERFISDIEATCRQWLADGPKNLVEKGAVAMEDSKNLFKVKNDLRSEAKSYYCMELYFQIDDNVSQQAGFGDSNSSSLDLQLCFGVKDFLLIAPQSASGVLLDAPESSKLLSAVAIALSNCASLWPAFVPVHDPSRKAYIGIQNLGTVFTRRFEADLIGSQVPVKLRHLEGLYELFVSKFVYSGVDFSMHNFKVHCLMRLKYQTFTSDEEDEESDMDEFMDDKADTAEHNGSESRNKVNWDDDCPWSEWYSAGNPLRGFGLEVTWADRTVQNTLEMAELEKSSPHEAEKWILHPILSPYLGEPSNGKRIDFASQLLCLVEAFDASFVDQFMDDFVSVENPSSESLKTSAVIPPPTVLDRVVKDLFHEGSKLPDFTKGEHRLSRALKAAPLESLFTQFCFHSMWFGNCNIRAIAFLWIEFVREVRWCWEESQPLPKMPFDGAIDLSTCLINQKLHLLAICIEKKCEMNEVFLDCIGSEDGSDASDTMEVIGQEHHKVDKIRNASSEEDLLGKRDSSIAEDTSFERNTESTNSVNQNPINAIRRGSAGPVGTMMLLKSHQRLHAPYTQDPPLMTEDMHEERLQAVEAFGDSLNVPGQLEKDILLSDMSAFKAANPDAVFEDFIRWHSPGDWESSDPETTEASGSISKDSKDNWPPQGRLSQRMSDQGNLWRKSWNDAPALPADDQKPLLDPNREGEKILHYLETVRPHQLLEQMVCTAFRGSADTLNLTNFGDMKQMTSKLEQLYLIIKSTLGVLQRNNVPDIEQTVKDLRRLCVVFEHVEKLVTVAASLHRKFLEAPRLAQVIFSDFYGTYVPIMGINSNDEENKSRPVMEVGRQEVSLRERRVVSSLFSPPSANESWRKVLRMGNLLNGHEPVLREVIFSTGDDVNNGIHYAAAADVAASGDRRGEEIETHRMYVSGTSNDLRVALSVTSCD from the exons ATGGCTTCGACGAGCATACCTAATCATCTCGAAGAAGACGATGACGACGCGGAAGAAGAG GTGCAACATTTTGATGATTTCACTCTTGCTTCTTCCTGGGAGAG GTTCATTTCAGATATTGAAGCAACTTGTCGTCAATGGTTAGCAGATGGTCCCAAAAACCTCGTG GAAAAGGGTGCTGTTGCAATGGAAGATTCCAAGAATCTGTTTAAGGTTAAAAACGACTTGAGAAGTGAGGCAAAGAGCTATTACTGCATGGAGTTATACTTCCAAATCGACGATAATGTTAGCCAACAAG CGGGATTTGGTGATTCGAACAGTAGTTCACTTGATCTCCAGCTTTGCTTTGGGGTGAAGGATTTTCTG TTGATTGCTCCGCAAAGTGCCAGTGGGGTGCTTCTTGATGCACCAGAGTCTAGCAAGCTTCTGAGTGCGGTTGCTATTGCTTTGTCTAACTGTGCCAG CTTGTGGCCAGCCTTTGTTCCTGTGCATGACCCTTCACGGAAAGCTTATATTGGGATCCAGAACTTGGGCACTGTTTTTACTAGAAGATTTGAAGCAGATCTTATTGGTAGTCAAGTCCCTGTGAAACTCAGGCACCTAGAAGGACTATATGAGTTGTTTGTTTCCAAATTT GTTTATTCTGGAGTGGACTTCTCAATGCACAATTTCAAAGTTCATTGTCTGATGAGGCTTAAATACCAAACCTTCACATCTGACGAGGAAGATGAGGAAAGTGATATGGATGAATTTATGGATGACAAAGCTGATACTGCAGAACATAATGGCTCTGAGTCGCGCAACAAGGTGAACTGGGACGATGATTGTCCTTGGAGTGAGTGGTACTCTGCTGGAAATCCACTTAGAG GATTTGGATTGGAGGTCACATGGGCTGACAGGACTGTACAAAACACACTTGAGATGGCTGAACTTGAAAAGTCTTCACCCCATGAAGCTGAGAAGTGGATTTTACACCCAATCCTCTCACCATATTT AGGTGAGCCTTCAAATGGGAAAAGAATTGATTTTGCTTCCCAACTACTTTGCTTGGTTGAAGCATTCGATGCGTCCTTCGTAGATCAGTTTATGGACGATTTCGTGTCAG TGGAAAATCCAAGCTCTGAAAGTTTGAAGACCTCAGCGGTCATACCTCCTCCAACGGTTCTTGATCGGGTGGTTAAAGATCTCTTTCATGAAG GATCTAAACTCCCAGATTTTACTAAAGGTGAACACAGGCTTTCCCGAGCTCTTAAGGCTGCACCGCTCGAATCTCTGTTTACACAATTCTGTTTTCACTCAATGTGGTTCGGCAACTGCAATATCCGTG CCATTGCCTTCCTCTGGATAGAGTTTGTCCGTGAAGTTCGTTGGTGTTGGGAAGAGTCACAGCCGTTGCCAAAAATGCCATTCGACGGTGCTATTGATTTGTCAACTTGTTTGATCAACCAGAAGTTGCACCTG CTTGCAATTTGCATTGAGAAAAAGTGTGAAATGAACGAAGTGTTCCTAGACTGTATAGGAAGTGAAGACGGTTCAGATGCTTCTGATACTATGGAGGTGATTGGCCAG GAACACCACAAGGTCGACAAGATAAGAAATGCATCCTCAGAAGAAGATCTGCTGGGGAAACGTGACAG CTCAATTGCAGAAGATACATCATTTGAGAGGAATACTGAAAGCACAAATTCTGTGAACCAAAACCCAATAAATGCCATCAGGAGGGGTTCAGCTGGACCAGTGGGGACCATGATGCTTCTGAAGTCACATCAGCGACTCCATGCCCCATATACTCAG GATCCACCTCTTATGACGGAAGACATGCACGAAGAGAGACTCCAGGCTGTTGAGGCGTTTGGTGATTCCCTG AACGTTCCTGGCCAGTTGGAGAAAGACATCTTATTATCTG ATATGTCAGCATTCAAAGCAGCAAACCCAGATGCTGTCTTTGAGGACTTTATCAGATGGCACTCACCTGGAGATTGGGAGAGCTCTGACCCTGAAACCACTGAAGCATCAGGCTCCATCTCTAAAGACTCAAAGGATAATTGGCCTCCCCAAGGCCGCCTTTCTCAGCGGATGTCTGATCAAGGAAATCTGTGGAGGAAAAGTTGGAACGATGCACCCGCTTTGCCAGCCGATGACCAAAAGCCCCTCCTAGACCCAAACCGAGAGGGTGAAAAG ATTCTTCATTACCTGGAAACAGTGCGCCCCCATCAGCTTCTCGAGCAGATGGTTTGCACAGCATTCAGAGGATCAGCTGACACTCTTAACCTGACAAACTTCGGGGACATGAAACAAATGACCTCTAAATTGGAGCAACTCTACCTCATCATCAAATCTACTTTGGGAGTTCTACAAC GCAACAATGTTCCAGATATAGAACAGACGGTCAAAGATCTGAGACGTCTCTGCGTGGTCTTTGAACATGTGGAGAAGTTGGTAACAGTCGCAGCTTCTCTTCACAGAAAGTTCCTTGAAGCACCACGCCTTGCTCAAGTTATATTCAGTGACTTCTACGGCACTTATGTTCCAATAATGGGAATAAACTCAAATGACGAAGAGAACAAAAGCAGGCCG GTGATGGAAGTAGGGAGACAAGAAGTGAGTTTGAGAGAGAGACGAGTGGTGTCGAGTCTGTTCTCGCCGCCATCAGCGAACGAGTCTTGGAGAAAAGTGTTGAGAATGGGAAATCTTCTAAACGGACACGAACCAGTTCTCAGGGAGGTCATTTTCTCCACCGGAGACGATGTTAACAACGGAATCCATTACGCGGCTGCTGCTGACGTGGCGGCCAGCGGTGACCGGAGAGGGGAAGAAATCGAGACACACCGAATGTATGTCTCCGGAACATCTAACGACCTCCGCGTTGCACTCTCTGTTACTTCctgtgattaa
- the LOC130509296 gene encoding F-box protein At2g05970-like, with protein MTQSKKKVNWSELCPEMVRCVFERLSFTCLKRGRSVCSSWRTALRGCVPKRNQIPWLILFPRKNNNNRSSSCVLFVPEDRDNAYRTRDLGADFVKSSCVATYGSWLLMLDTRWNLTILNPLTGERIDLPTTDYARYQRYQRLDDIKPRDLVACLWIDDRSKDYLVVCKMDNLIFTKKGNHSWRSISSGKGLYKQMVYEHTSQKLYARSYYNILVHVWSFSGDEPQQVSEELYLNEEEFNLQDYVDSRVYIAVSTVSGQVLKVANLLHKSKRWLFHVYKMHAVELTWEVVDSLGDEALIIDMGITVVAKDVPGIKRNSIYFSGLHNGNSNPDRIFVFDLTTHEIEPLPQCVLSSIRFSDARWFFPGLDV; from the coding sequence ATGACtcaaagcaagaagaaagtTAACTGGTCAGAGCTTTGTCCGGAGATGGTGCGATGTGTTTTCGAACGACTGAGTTTCACATGTCTAAAACGAGGAAGATCAGTCTGTTCTTCGTGGCGCACTGCTTTGAGAGGCTGCGTCCCAAAACGTAATCAGATCCCATGGCTGATTCTCTTCCCTCGAAAAAACAATAACAACAGGAGTAGTAGTTGCGTGTTGTTCGTTCCAGAGGACAGAGACAATGCATACAGAACCAGAGATCTAGGTGCTGACTTTGTTAAGAGTAGCTGTGTTGCTACTTACGGAAGCTGGCTACTGATGTTGGACACTCGTTGGAATCTCACTATTTTGAATCCTTTAACCGGTGAGAGGATTGACTTACCAACTACTGACTATGCTCGATACCAACGATACCAACGACTTGATGATATAAAACCTCGAGACCTCGTAGCTTGTCTGTGGATAGACGACAGAAGCAAAGATTACTTAGTTGTCTGTAAAATGGACAACCTTATCTTTACCAAGAAAGGGAACCACTCGTGGCGATCCATCTCCTCTGGAAAAGGGCTCTACAAACAAATGGTATACGAACACACATCCCAAAAGCTCTACGCTCGTAGTTACTACAATATTCTTGTCCACGTCTGGTCTTTCTCTGGAGATGAACCACAGCAAGTCTCCGAAGAGTTGTATCTGAATGAGGAGGAGTTTAATTTGCAAGATTATGTTGACAGCAGGGTGTACATTGCAGTCAGTACAGTCTCTGGACAAGTTTTGAAGGTAGCTAATTTGTTGCACAAGTCCAAACGATGGCTCTTTCACGTCTACAAGATGCACGCAGTTGAGCTTACTTGGGAAGTAGTCGACTCTCTGGGCGATGAGGCGTTGATAATAGACATGGGTATCACTGTTGTAGCCAAAGACGTTCCAGGGATCAAGAGGAACTCAATCTACTTTAGTGGTCTCCATAATGGGAACAGTAATCCTGACCGTATATTCGTGTTTGATCTCACCACCCACGAGATTGAACCTTTGCCTCA
- the LOC108808301 gene encoding uncharacterized protein LOC108808301 — translation MSESVDFQSVQSEISSSSNYNVVRCNCNREANVVRAWTPKNPGRRFYGCSGFGARDKKKACNFFRWYDLEKPHGWQHLALLEARDIIQEQKDEIADLRTKVSSLTHSSELEDKLKKKGEECEALKREVVMLREKSSVIRNVVVSSVGFGVLVGGIMVMSKW, via the coding sequence atgtCTGAGAGTGTCGATTTCCAGAGTGTCCAAAGTGAGATTTCGTCGTCGTCGAACTACAATGTTGTTCGTTGCAATTGTAACCGCGAAGCTAATGTTGTTAGGGCTTGGACTCCCAAAAACCCAGGTCGCAGGTTCTATGGTTGCAGTGGTTTTGGAGCTAGGGATAAGAAGAAGGCTTGTAACTTCTTTCGTTGGTACGACCTGGAGAAACCACACGGCTGGCAACATCTTGCTTTGCTGGAGGCTAGAGACATAATTCAGGAGCAGAAAGATGAGATAGCAGATCTGAGGACCAAGGTAAGTTCACTAACTCATTCAAGTGAACTAGAAGATAAattgaagaagaaaggtgaagAATGTGAAGCACTGAAAAGGGAAGTGGTCATGCTACGTGAGAAGAGTTCTGTGATTCGCAATGTTGTTGTTTCATCTGTTGGATTTGGTGTCCTTGTTGGTGGGATAATGGTGATGTCGAAGTGGTGA